The region CGATCACCGTCTCACTGCTGGTGCCGAACAACCCGACGTCACAACAAGTGGGCCAGGTGTTGCAGGCGATGACCGCCGAAGCCGGTTTCAATGTCAATCTGCAGATGACGGAATTCGCCACCCTGCTGGACAGGCAGCAAAGCGGCAATTTTCAGCTTAGCTACTCCGGCTGGTCTGGTCGCCCCGATCCCGATGGCAGCATCTTCGGCTTCATTAATAGCAAAGGGACGCTTAACGATGGTCGCTACAGCAACCCGCAGGTCGATGAGTGGCTGACGCAGGCGCGTCTGCACAACGATCCGGCAACCCGTCAGGCGTTGTATGAAAAGGTCGTGAAGCAGTTGCAAACCGATATGCCGATTGCCTACCTCTACTTTGAACCGCGCCTGTTTGGTATGAACAAAAAAGTGCAGGGCTTTAAACCTTACCCGGACGGCATTGTGCGTCTGGCGGGTCTGTCGCTTGCCAACTAAACGGCGTCGCCTGGAGAAACCATGCTGGAATTGATTTGCAAACGCCTGCTGCTCGCCGTTCCGACCTTGCTGCTGGTCAGCATGATGGTGTTCGGGCTGCAAAAGCTGCTACCCGGCGATCCGCTCACCGCGATGCTGGGCGAGGAGCGCGATCCGGCGGTCATCGCCCAGTTGCGCGCGGAGCTGAACCTGGATGCGCCGATTCCGGTGCAATATTTTCACTGGCTAACCCGCGCATTGCAGGGCGATCTTGGCGTCTCACTGCGTACGCAGGAGCCGGTCACGCACCTGATTGCCACCAAGCTGCCGGTGACGCTTGAGATGTCGCTGCTGGCGATGGTTATTGCGCTGCTGTTCGGCATCAGCATGGGCATTCTGGCGGCGGTGAACAGGAATAGCTGGATCGATCACGGCGCTAATTTTGTGGCGATATCCGGCATTTCGGTGCCGCATTTCTGGCTGGGGATCCTGTTTATCCTCATCTTTTCCGTCAACCTGCAATGGCTGCCGGCGTCTGGTTTTGTGCCATTTAGTGAAGATCCATTGCAGAACTTGCGCACGCTGTTGTTGCCCGCGCTGGTGCTGGGAACGGGGCTGGCGGCGACGTTAATGCGCCATACTCGCGCGTCGATGATTGCGGTGCTGAAAGCGGATTATATTCGCACCGCACGCGCGAAGGGGTTGCTGCCAAAAGCGGTGATCATGAAGCATGCGTTTCGTAATGCGCTGGTGCCGGTGATCACCCTGACCACGCTGCTGTTTGGCGAGCTGCTGGGGGGCGCGGTGCTGACTGAGCAGGTGTTTACCATTCCAGGTTTCGGCAAGATGATTGTCGATTCGGTGTTCAACCGTGACTACGCGGTGGTGCAGGGTGTCGTGCTGGTGGTGGCAATCGGTTTTCTCGCGCTGAACCTGCTGGCGGATGTGCTGTATGTGTTAATCAACCCGAAAATGCGGAGTGAATAATGGCAGAACTGTCCACCACCGGCGTGGCGGCATCGCTGCCGCGTACGGAAAACCGGGTACTGAAAAAATTCCTCGCTAACCGTAGCGCGGTGATTGGCGCGGTGATTGTCGGCGTGTTTGTGCTGATTGCGCTGTTCGCGCCGTGGATCGCGCCGTTTGATCCGGTCAAAGCGAACTTCCTGGCAGTACGCAAACCGCCGTCGGAGCTTTACTGGTTCGGCACCGATGAGCTGGGGCGCGATATTCTCTCGCGCATGATCTGGGGGGCGCGCACTTCACTGCTGGCGGGGTGTGTGTCGGTGGTGATCGCCGTGGTGATTGGCGTACCGCTCGGTTTGCTGGCGGGTTACTTCCAGGGCGTCTGGGATGGAGTGATTTCCCGCGTTATCGAAGCGCTGCTCGCCTGTCCGTTTCTGATTATGGCTATCGCACTGGGGGCGTTTCTTGGCCCCAGCCTGACCAATGCGATGATCGCCATTGGCTTGTCGGCGATGCCCATCTTTGCCCGCCTGACGCGCGGCCAGGTGATCGCGATTCGCAACGAAGAGTATATCGACGGCGCGCGGGCGATTGGTCTGCCGGATCGCTGGATCATCCTGCGCTACGTGCTGCCGAATGTGATGTCGCCGATCCTCGTGCAGGCCACGCTGGCGATCGCTTCGGCGATCATTACCGAAGCGAGCCTGTCGTTTCTCGGCCTTGGCCAGCAGCCGCCCTATCCGTCGTGGGGGGCAATGCTGAACACCGCGAAGGGCTTTCTGGAACAGGCTCCCTGGATGTCTATTTTCCCCGGCGTAACCATCTTTCTGACCGTGCAGGGATTTAACTTACTCGGCGACGGGCTGCGCGACGCGCTCGATCCGCGCCACGACTAAGGAGTTCTGATGACAAAAGCGATTGATTTCAATGTAAATTACGCCTCACATCGCGCGCCGATGATTGGCCGCAACGCGGTTGCCACCTCACAGCCGCTGGCGGCGCAGGCCGGGATGCGTATGCTCGCACTCGGTGGTAACGCGGTGGATGCGGCGATTGCCACCGCGATGGCGCTCACCGTCGTTGAACCGACCGGCTGCGGGATCGGCAGCGATGCCTTTGCTATTGTCTGGGATGGCACGCAATTACACGGATTGAATGCTTCCGGGCGTTCGCCCGCGAGCTGGCATGCGGATATGTTCGCCGGGAAAACGGCAGTGCCAGAACTGGGCTGGGATGCCGTCACCGTGCCGGGCGCGGTATCAGGTTGGGTGGCGCTGGCGGAACGTTTTGCCACACTGCCGCTGACCACGCTGGCGCAACCGGCCATTGAGTATGCGCGCCACGGTTTTCCCGTCTCGCCGCTGATTGGTCACTTGTGGCAGCGCGGCTATAACAAACTCAAAGATCAGCCAGGCTTTAGCGCCTGCTTTGCACCTGACGGGCGCGCGCCGAAGATCGGTGAAATTTTCCGTAATCCGGCGCAGGCGCGCACGCTGGAGTTGATTGCGCAGACTAACGGTGAAGCCTTCTATCGCGGTGAGCTGGCACAGAAGATTGCCGCATTCGCCAAAGCACACGGTGCGCACCTGAGCGAGGCTGACCTGGCGAACCACAAAGCCGATTGGGTCACGTTGCTGTCGCGTGAGTTCGCCGGCGGCTCTGTGCAGGAGTTACCGCCGAACGGGCAGGGGATCGCCACGCTGATTGCGCTCGGCATTCTTGAGCAGTGCGATATGGGGCGTTATCACCCGGACTCTGTGCAGTCGCTGCACCTTGCCATTGAAGCCATGAAGCTGGCTCTGGCCGACCTTGACCGCTATGTTGCCGATGACGCACACCTGGAGTTTGCCGCCGAACTGCTGCTCAGTGATGACTATCTGAAGTCGCGTGCGGCGCTGATCGACCCCGATAACGCGTCTGATTTTGTCTATGGCGCACCGACGCAAAGCGGCACGGTTTATCTTTCTACCGCTGATGCCAGCGGCATGATGGTGTCGTTTATTCAGTCCAACTTTATGGGTTTTGGCTCCGGCGTTGTGGTGCCGGACACCGGTATCAGCCTGCAAAATCGGGGCTGCGGTTTTGTGCTTGATCCAAAACACCCGAATGCACTGGCGGGCAGCAAGCGCCCGTTCCACACCATTATTCCCGGTTTTGCGATGGGGGCCGATGGTAAACCGCTCATGTCGTTTGGCGTGATGGGCGGGCCGATGCAGGCGCAGGGACATGTGCAGATGGCGCTGCGCATTATGTTGCATGGGCAAAACCCGCAGGCGGCGATTGATGCGCCGCGCTGGCGCGTGATTCAGGGGCGTGAAGTGGCGCTGGAATCAAGCTTTGATCGCAACGTGATTGCGGCGCTGCGTGAGCGCGGGCATGTGATAACGGTAGAAGATCCGCTGGCTGGCTATAACTTTGGCGGCGCGCAGGTCATTTACCGGATGCCGGAAGGCCACTATGTCGCAGCGACCGAAAGCCGCAAAGACGGACAGGCGTTAGTGAGTTGATGAGCCCCCTCTCCCGGCGGGGAGAGGGGATCGTCTTACCCCAGCGTAAAGGGATCGGCATCCTGCCAGGCGGGAAACTTCTCGCGGTACTCCCGTAACGCGCTGAGTGACAGCTCGGCGTCAATGCGCGTCGCCTGGTGCGGCTCGGCGGTGGCGATGATTTCGCCCTGTGGGCTGATAACCCGGCTGTCGCCACGATAGTGATGACCGTTGCCATCGGTGCCGACGCGGTTACAGCCCGCCACCCAGGCGAGGTTCTCAATCGCGCGGGCCACCAGCAGCGATTGCCAGTGCAGCGAGCGCGGCGCTGGCCAGTTGGCAACATAAAGCAGCAGATCGTAATCATTGCGGTTGCGCGACCACACCGGAAAGCGCAGGTCGTAACAGACCAGCGGCAGAATGCGCCAGCCGCGCCATTCAAATACCACGCGCTCGTTACCCGCTTCGTAATGGTGGTGCTCATCGGCCATGCGGAACAGATGGCGTTTATCGTAGAAGTGCACTTTGCCTTCCGGTTCGACGAGCAGAAAGCGGTTGACCGGCCCGCGTTCGGTTTGCAGCGCGGCGCTACCGGCGATCAGCGCCTTGGTCTGTTGGGCTTTATCCCGCATCCAGGCGATGACCTCATCTTGCGGCATGGATTGTTTCGCCGCCTCCATGGCAAAACCGGTGGTGAACATTTCCGGCAGCACAATCACATCACGCCCGGTGACGTCTTCTAACTGGATATCGAAATGGCGCAGGTTAGCGGGGCCATCCATCCAGACTAACGGTTGTTGTAACAGCGTAATTTTTAAACCAGGCACAATAGCAACTCCCCGTAAGACAGCACCTGCACACTGTAGCATGAGGATAAATAAAAAAACCCGCATGATGCGGGTTTCGATAAGAGGAGAGGGTTTTCAGCCGCTTACTGCGTCAGGCAGCTTCCGGTTTACGCACTTTCTCCGGCGTTTTTACCACCGGCTGAGTCGCCAGTGCCTCCGGTTCAAAGTCGTCAACGTTGATACTCCGCAGGCGGCTGACCTCGGCTTTGTTCAACAGCGCGGCCTCTTCCTGATTAATCAGCCCGCTTGCCAGCGCCTGCTGAGCCAGCACGTCCAGACGGGTGAACGGCAGGTTTTTGCCTAACTCTTTGCAGATGCGCTGATGAATCGGATCCGCTGCCATCACATCAACCAGCGCCTCTTCCAGCAAGCCGACCGGGTTATGCTCGCTCGGCGTCAGGTACTGGCCGCGACCAATACGTGAACGCGTTGCGCTCGGGGTTTGCAGGATCTTCGCTATTTTGTGATCCAGTTTGTCGGACGGCGCGCGGTAGTGACGACCGGTCGGGAAAATCACCAGGCTCAGGGCACCCGCCACAAAGCGGTTCGGGAAGTTCTCCAGTAAATCATGCATTGCCTGTTCCGCCTGGTAGAGCGCATCCTGCACGCCCCAGTGTACCAGCGGCAGATCCGCTTCCTGACGGCCTTCGTCGTCATAGCGTTTCAGCACCGCCGAGGCGAGATAGAGCTGGCTTAACACATCGCCGAGACGTGCCGAGATGCGTTCGCGGCGTTTCAGGCTGCCGCCAAGCACCGCCATAGACACATCCGAGAGCAGCGCGAGGTTGGCACTCACACGGTTCAGATGCTGGTAGTAACGTTTGGTGGCGTCACGGGTTGGCGTGGCGCTGGTTAAACCGCGTGTCAGGCCGAGCCAGAAACTGCGCATCATATTGCTGCCGACATGACCGATATGTTTGAACAGCAGTTTATCGAAGGCGTCCACGTCGTTATTCTGCGCGGCGGCCATCTCTTCCAGCACATACGGATGGCAGCGGATAGCGCCCTGGCCGAAGATCATCATGGTACGGGTGAGGATATTCGCGCCTTCTACGGTAATGGCGATCGGTGCACCCTGGTAGCTACGCGCCAGGAAGTTGCCCTCGCCGAGCATGATGCCTTTACCGCCGGCAATATCCATCGCATCAATGATTGACTGCTGACCACGGTGGGTACAGTGATACTTAACGATTGCCGAAAGCACCGCCGGTTTTTCACCGAGCATAATGCCGTAGGTCACCAGCGATGCGGCTGCATCCATGGCGTAGGCGTTACCGCCAATGCGCGCCAGCGGCTCTTCGATGCCTTCCATTTTACCAATCGACACTTTGAACTGGCGGCGGATATGAGCGTACGCGCCAATCCCCATCGCAACGGATTTAACGCCGCCAGTGGAGTTGGACGGCAGCGTAATACCGCGACCTACCGACAGACATTCCACCAGCATACGCCAGCCCTGACCAGCCATCTTCGGCCCGCCAATAATGTAATCAATCGGCACAAAAATATCGTCGCCGCGGGTCGGGCCGTTCTGGAACGGCACGTTCAGCGGGAAGTGACGGCGGCCAATTTCCACGCCCGGCGTAGAGGTGGGGATCAGCGCACAGGTAATGCCTAATTCTTCCTCGCCACCCAGCAGTTTATCCGGGTCAGAGAGTTTGAACGCCAGCCCCAGAACCGTAGCGATTGGCGCGAGCGTAATGTAGCGTTTGTTCCAGGTCAGGCGCATACCGAGCACCTGTTCGCCCTGCCAGTCACCCATGCAAACGATGCCGGTATCCGGAATGGCGCCCGCATCGGAGCCAGCTTCCGGGCTGGTCAGTGCGAAGCAGGGGATTTCTACACCGCGCGCCAGGCGCGGCAGATAGTGATCTTTTTGCTCCTGGGTGCCGTAGTGTTGCAGCAATTCACCCGGGCCTAAGGAGTTCGGTACGCCGACGGTGATCGCCAGAATACCGGAGACACCCGCGAGTTTTTGCAGCACACGGGACTGGGCATAAGCAGAGAATTCCAGCCCGCCGTACTCTTTTTTGATGATCATCGCAAAGAAGCGGTGCTCTTTTAAGAACGCCCACAGTTCTGGCGGCAGATCGGCCATTTCGTGGGTGATCTGGAAGTCATTCGCCATGCGACAGGCTTCTTCCACCGGGCCGTCGATAAATGCCTGCTCTTCGGCGGTCAGGCGCGGCTGCGGGTAGTTATGCAGTTTTTTCCAGTCCGGGTTACCGCGAAACAGATCGCCTTCCCACCAGGTTGTCCCGGCGTCGATGGCCTCTTTTTCGGTACGCGACATTGGCGGCATCACTTTACGGAAACCACGGAATGCCGGTGCGGAAATCAACGCTTTACGCATCGGCGGCAGGTTAAACGGCACCAGAATAATCGCGAGCGGCAGCAGCACCCAGTTAGACCACAGGCCCGCAATGCCCAGCGCGGCGGTCCACGCCAGCAGGATCACGCTGCTGAGCAGCAGGTTAACGCGGTGGTAAAACAGCGCGCCGAGCAGAACAACCGTTGCGATAATGCTCAAAATCATCATAAAGAAAAGCTCCCTTGCTTGTAGGAGGTCTGACCACTTGTGATGTATTGGTTGTAGTGGATGTGATTTCTTTTAGCAATGTGTTTACAAAATAATTACAACCTGGTTCACATTGTTGAGGGCTTTTTGCGCACGGAAAATGAAAACGACGGGGCGCTACGGCTTTAACTTCTCGCCTGGAATAGTATCCGGTACACTGCGCAGTGTTATTTACATTTATGCTGAAGGATATCCTCATGTACCAGGATCTTATTCGTAACGAACTGAACGAAGCGGCCGAAACGCTGGCGAACTTCTTGAAAGATGATGCCAATATTCACGCTATTCAGCGCGCGGCGGTATTGCTGGCCGACAGCTTTAAAGCCGGCGGCAAAGTGTTGTCCTGTGGTAACGGCGGCTCGCATTGTGATGCGATGCATTTCGCAGAAGAGTTAACCGGGCGCTACCGTGAAAACCGTCCGGGTTACCCGGCGATTGCCATCTCTGACGTGAGCCATCTCTCCTGCGTCAGCAACGACTTCGGTTACGACTATGTTTTCTCCCGTTATGTGGAAGCCGTTGGCCGCGAAGGCGACGTGCTGCTGGGGATCTCCACTTCCGGTAACTCCGGCAACGTGATCAAAGCGGTTGCGGCGGCGCGTGAGAAGGGAATGAAAGTGATCACCCTGACCGGTAAAGACGGCGGCAAAATGGCGGGCAGCGCAGATGTTGAAATTCGCGTGCCGCATTTTGGTTATGCTGACCGTATTCAGGAAATTCACATTAAAGTGATCCATATCCTGATTCAGTTGATTGAAAAAGAGATGGTTAAGGCTTAAGGAAGGCGATTTTGCCTTTTTGACTCCGGCAGTGCCCGAGATCCTGTCTGTGTGCAGTGAATCGGCGCACTGTCCGTATGCCAACTGGCTGCACTAATTACGCCTTCTCTGATAAGGGCGCTGTGTGGGGGTGTGTATGTGCGAACTGCTCGGTATGAGCGCAAATGTGCCAACCGATATCTGCTTTAGTTTTACCGGTCTCGTCCAGCGTGGCGGCGGAACCGGGCCGCATAAAGATGGCTGGGGCATTACCTTTTACGAAGGCAAGGGCTGTCGCACGTTCAAAGATCCGCAACCGAGTTTTAATTCCCCTATTGCGAAATTAGTACAGGACTATCCGATCAAATCCCGTTCGGTGATTGCCCATATTCGCCAGGCGAATCGTGGCGAAGTGGCGCTGGAAAATACCCATCCGTTTACCCGCGAACTTTGGGGGCGCAACTGGACATATGCGCACAACGGGCAGCTCACAGGTTATAAATCGCTGGAGACCGGTAATTTCCGCCCCATTGGCGAAACCGACAGCGAGAAAGCCTTTTGCTGGCTATTGCACAAGCTGACCGAACGCTACCCGCGCACACCGGGCAATATGGCGGCAGTGTTTAAATATATTGCGGCACTGGCAACGGAACTGCGCGTGAAGGGCGTTTTTAATATGCTGCTGTCGGACGGGCGTTATGTGATGGCGTTTTGTTCGACCAATCTGTTCTGGATCACCCGCCGTGCGCCGTTTGGCGTAGCGAAGCTGCTGGATCAGGATGTGGAAATTGATTTTCAGCGGGAAACCACACCAAACGATGTGGTTACCGTGATTGCCACCCAGCCGTTAACCGGCAATGAAACCTGGCAAAAGATTATGCCAGGCGAATGGGCATTATTTTGCCTGGGGGAGCGTGTAGTTTGACGCCAGCTGCGGCTGAACAGCGGTGTTCAGCGGCTTACTAACCACATAGCGACCATCCACGACCGAGACAACCGGCGGCTGGTGGGTGGTGGCGAAGTAGTCATAACCCGGCTTCAATTGCTTCCAGAAATCCGCATACGTTGAATACTTATGGCGCTGCATATTGGCGTCGGTCATGCGGAACGGATAGATACTCACCTGCACGTTCGGCTGTCCGAAAACCAGCGCGGCGGTAACAAACTGGAAGATCTCATCAATACCGGAATCCGTCATTGCGTAGCAACCAATCGACACGCAAGCGCCGTGAATCATCAGGTATTTGCCTTCATAGCCGTGGGCGCGATCGTAGTTATTCGGAAACCCAATATTAATGGCTTTATAGAAGCGGCTATCCGGCTTCAACTGGCTGCGCTGTACGGAGTAGAACCCCTCCGGGCTTTTAAAATCACCCTGGCGCTGCTTGGGGCCTAACCCGCCGGAGTAATTACAAATCTTGTAGCTGTCGAGCAACTGATATTGCTCGCCCATCTTGACGTAAAGATCAAGGGTGCGCTCTTCTTTGAAGATCTGGATATAAACCGGCGACCCCATCAACTGCTGCTTATATTCTTTGCTGACCGGCGTTACTGAACCGTTGCTGCTCACCAGGCCAGCAAAAGAGACGCACGGAAGCAGAAGCATCGCAATAAATAATGCGATTTTGCGCATACTACTTGTTTCCTTGATAAAGCTAATACCACATTGCCAGGACGGCAAAAGAAGCCCAAAATTCAGACTATTCTGTTTTGGAGCGCCCACATTAGCATTACGGCATTTTTTCGCAAGCCCCAATCTACGTCGTCTTTCACGCTGCCTCTTTATTGGCTTCGCTTTTGTCTCGCGCGAATAAGATTGAGGATTATGTATCAAACGCTTGGCCGAAAGCTGGCGACTATTATGCGAGTAAAAAGCCTGAATTACCGCTTATATTCCTCTCTTTTCGTCGGATTTACGTACTGGCTTCTCAATTGCTGTAAGTGTGCTGTATACTTATCCAGTATTCTGTGAGGGCATACGCATGCGCAAAATCATACATGTTGATATGGACTGCTTTTTCGCGGCGGTTGAGATGCGCGATAACCCGGCCCTGCGCGATATTCCCATCGCTATCGGCGGCAGCCGGGTACAACGCGGCGTGATCAGCACGGCGAACTATCCGGCACGCAAATTTGGCGTACGCAGCGCGATGCCAACAGCGATGGCGCTTAAACTCTGCCCGCACCTCACGCTATTGCCCGGCCGTTTTGACGCTTATAAAGAAGCGTCTAACCAGATCCGCGATATCTTCTCTCGCTACACCTCGCGTATTGAACCGCTCTCGCTGGATGAAGCCTATCTTGATGTTACCGATAGCCCGCACTGCCACGGTTCGGCGACGCTAATGGCGCAGGAGATTCGCCAGACCATTTTTAATGAAACCCAACTGACTGCGTCGGCGGGCGTTGCACCGGTGAAGTTTCTCGCCAAAATTGCCTCCGATCTCAACAAACCCAACGGGCAATATGTGATTACTCCCGCTGATGTCCCGGCGTTTCTGCGCACGCTACCGCTCGGCAAAATCCCCGGTGTGGGGAAGGTATCAGCGGCAAAACTGGAAACGCTGGGGCTGCGCACCTGTGAAGATGTGCAAAAGAGCGACCTGGCCATGCTGCTTAAACGCTTTGGTAAATTCGGCCGTATTTTATGGGAGCGCAGTCAGGGCATTGACGAGCGGGAAATTAACAGCGAACGGTTGCGTAAATCGGTGGGCGTGGAGCGGACGCTGGCGGAAGATATTCACAGCTGGGAAGAGTGCGAAGCGATTATCGAACATCTCTACCCTGAGCTTGAGCGGCGGTTGGCAAAAGTAAAACCGGATCTGTTAATTGCTCGCCAGGGGGTAAAACTGAAATTTAATGATTTCCAGCTTACGACTCAGGAGCATGTCTGGCCGCGGTTAAATAAAGAGGATTTACTGGCGACGGCGCAAAAAACCTGGAACGACCGCCGCAGCGGGCGCGGTGTCCGGCTGGTTGGGCTGCATGTCACGCTGCTTGATCCCCAACTGGAACGGCAACTGGTGTTAGGGCTATAAAATTACGCTACGGATCTATTACACGCTTCTTTATCCCCGACGTTTATTTCACATTACTGCACAAGAATTTCACCGTGCCCTGATGTCTCTTTGTCGTTCCTGTAACCCCGGTTTCGTCTGCCG is a window of Enterobacter sp. R4-368 DNA encoding:
- a CDS encoding amidohydrolase encodes the protein MPGLKITLLQQPLVWMDGPANLRHFDIQLEDVTGRDVIVLPEMFTTGFAMEAAKQSMPQDEVIAWMRDKAQQTKALIAGSAALQTERGPVNRFLLVEPEGKVHFYDKRHLFRMADEHHHYEAGNERVVFEWRGWRILPLVCYDLRFPVWSRNRNDYDLLLYVANWPAPRSLHWQSLLVARAIENLAWVAGCNRVGTDGNGHHYRGDSRVISPQGEIIATAEPHQATRIDAELSLSALREYREKFPAWQDADPFTLG
- a CDS encoding ABC transporter permease; protein product: MLELICKRLLLAVPTLLLVSMMVFGLQKLLPGDPLTAMLGEERDPAVIAQLRAELNLDAPIPVQYFHWLTRALQGDLGVSLRTQEPVTHLIATKLPVTLEMSLLAMVIALLFGISMGILAAVNRNSWIDHGANFVAISGISVPHFWLGILFILIFSVNLQWLPASGFVPFSEDPLQNLRTLLLPALVLGTGLAATLMRHTRASMIAVLKADYIRTARAKGLLPKAVIMKHAFRNALVPVITLTTLLFGELLGGAVLTEQVFTIPGFGKMIVDSVFNRDYAVVQGVVLVVAIGFLALNLLADVLYVLINPKMRSE
- the lpcA gene encoding D-sedoheptulose 7-phosphate isomerase, which translates into the protein MYQDLIRNELNEAAETLANFLKDDANIHAIQRAAVLLADSFKAGGKVLSCGNGGSHCDAMHFAEELTGRYRENRPGYPAIAISDVSHLSCVSNDFGYDYVFSRYVEAVGREGDVLLGISTSGNSGNVIKAVAAAREKGMKVITLTGKDGGKMAGSADVEIRVPHFGYADRIQEIHIKVIHILIQLIEKEMVKA
- the dinB gene encoding DNA polymerase IV, which translates into the protein MRKIIHVDMDCFFAAVEMRDNPALRDIPIAIGGSRVQRGVISTANYPARKFGVRSAMPTAMALKLCPHLTLLPGRFDAYKEASNQIRDIFSRYTSRIEPLSLDEAYLDVTDSPHCHGSATLMAQEIRQTIFNETQLTASAGVAPVKFLAKIASDLNKPNGQYVITPADVPAFLRTLPLGKIPGVGKVSAAKLETLGLRTCEDVQKSDLAMLLKRFGKFGRILWERSQGIDEREINSERLRKSVGVERTLAEDIHSWEECEAIIEHLYPELERRLAKVKPDLLIARQGVKLKFNDFQLTTQEHVWPRLNKEDLLATAQKTWNDRRSGRGVRLVGLHVTLLDPQLERQLVLGL
- the fadE gene encoding acyl-CoA dehydrogenase FadE, coding for MMILSIIATVVLLGALFYHRVNLLLSSVILLAWTAALGIAGLWSNWVLLPLAIILVPFNLPPMRKALISAPAFRGFRKVMPPMSRTEKEAIDAGTTWWEGDLFRGNPDWKKLHNYPQPRLTAEEQAFIDGPVEEACRMANDFQITHEMADLPPELWAFLKEHRFFAMIIKKEYGGLEFSAYAQSRVLQKLAGVSGILAITVGVPNSLGPGELLQHYGTQEQKDHYLPRLARGVEIPCFALTSPEAGSDAGAIPDTGIVCMGDWQGEQVLGMRLTWNKRYITLAPIATVLGLAFKLSDPDKLLGGEEELGITCALIPTSTPGVEIGRRHFPLNVPFQNGPTRGDDIFVPIDYIIGGPKMAGQGWRMLVECLSVGRGITLPSNSTGGVKSVAMGIGAYAHIRRQFKVSIGKMEGIEEPLARIGGNAYAMDAAASLVTYGIMLGEKPAVLSAIVKYHCTHRGQQSIIDAMDIAGGKGIMLGEGNFLARSYQGAPIAITVEGANILTRTMMIFGQGAIRCHPYVLEEMAAAQNNDVDAFDKLLFKHIGHVGSNMMRSFWLGLTRGLTSATPTRDATKRYYQHLNRVSANLALLSDVSMAVLGGSLKRRERISARLGDVLSQLYLASAVLKRYDDEGRQEADLPLVHWGVQDALYQAEQAMHDLLENFPNRFVAGALSLVIFPTGRHYRAPSDKLDHKIAKILQTPSATRSRIGRGQYLTPSEHNPVGLLEEALVDVMAADPIHQRICKELGKNLPFTRLDVLAQQALASGLINQEEAALLNKAEVSRLRSINVDDFEPEALATQPVVKTPEKVRKPEAA
- the dpaA gene encoding peptidoglycan meso-diaminopimelic acid protein amidase yields the protein MRKIALFIAMLLLPCVSFAGLVSSNGSVTPVSKEYKQQLMGSPVYIQIFKEERTLDLYVKMGEQYQLLDSYKICNYSGGLGPKQRQGDFKSPEGFYSVQRSQLKPDSRFYKAINIGFPNNYDRAHGYEGKYLMIHGACVSIGCYAMTDSGIDEIFQFVTAALVFGQPNVQVSIYPFRMTDANMQRHKYSTYADFWKQLKPGYDYFATTHQPPVVSVVDGRYVVSKPLNTAVQPQLASNYTLPQAK
- a CDS encoding class II glutamine amidotransferase, with protein sequence MCELLGMSANVPTDICFSFTGLVQRGGGTGPHKDGWGITFYEGKGCRTFKDPQPSFNSPIAKLVQDYPIKSRSVIAHIRQANRGEVALENTHPFTRELWGRNWTYAHNGQLTGYKSLETGNFRPIGETDSEKAFCWLLHKLTERYPRTPGNMAAVFKYIAALATELRVKGVFNMLLSDGRYVMAFCSTNLFWITRRAPFGVAKLLDQDVEIDFQRETTPNDVVTVIATQPLTGNETWQKIMPGEWALFCLGERVV
- a CDS encoding ABC transporter permease, with protein sequence MAELSTTGVAASLPRTENRVLKKFLANRSAVIGAVIVGVFVLIALFAPWIAPFDPVKANFLAVRKPPSELYWFGTDELGRDILSRMIWGARTSLLAGCVSVVIAVVIGVPLGLLAGYFQGVWDGVISRVIEALLACPFLIMAIALGAFLGPSLTNAMIAIGLSAMPIFARLTRGQVIAIRNEEYIDGARAIGLPDRWIILRYVLPNVMSPILVQATLAIASAIITEASLSFLGLGQQPPYPSWGAMLNTAKGFLEQAPWMSIFPGVTIFLTVQGFNLLGDGLRDALDPRHD
- a CDS encoding gamma-glutamyltransferase family protein, which translates into the protein MTKAIDFNVNYASHRAPMIGRNAVATSQPLAAQAGMRMLALGGNAVDAAIATAMALTVVEPTGCGIGSDAFAIVWDGTQLHGLNASGRSPASWHADMFAGKTAVPELGWDAVTVPGAVSGWVALAERFATLPLTTLAQPAIEYARHGFPVSPLIGHLWQRGYNKLKDQPGFSACFAPDGRAPKIGEIFRNPAQARTLELIAQTNGEAFYRGELAQKIAAFAKAHGAHLSEADLANHKADWVTLLSREFAGGSVQELPPNGQGIATLIALGILEQCDMGRYHPDSVQSLHLAIEAMKLALADLDRYVADDAHLEFAAELLLSDDYLKSRAALIDPDNASDFVYGAPTQSGTVYLSTADASGMMVSFIQSNFMGFGSGVVVPDTGISLQNRGCGFVLDPKHPNALAGSKRPFHTIIPGFAMGADGKPLMSFGVMGGPMQAQGHVQMALRIMLHGQNPQAAIDAPRWRVIQGREVALESSFDRNVIAALRERGHVITVEDPLAGYNFGGAQVIYRMPEGHYVAATESRKDGQALVS